In Candidatus Eisenbacteria bacterium, a single window of DNA contains:
- a CDS encoding endonuclease V, producing the protein MRIRTIHAWNLPPRQAAALQRRLAARVVRRGGPLRPRLVAGADIACDRESDRLY; encoded by the coding sequence AGGATCCGGACGATCCACGCGTGGAACCTCCCGCCGCGCCAAGCGGCCGCGCTCCAGCGACGCCTCGCCGCGCGCGTCGTCCGGCGGGGCGGGCCGCTGCGACCGCGGCTCGTCGCCGGCGCGGACATCGCCTGCGACCGGGAGAGCGACCGTCTGTAC